The genomic segment GACACATTGGTATTCGGATTCCACATCTCTTCGCCCGCGAAGCCTGGGAAATACTCATACCTAGTGCGGAACAGGTTACAGGGGttagcacggaacggaaagcagAGTGTTCGGTATGTTGATCTCACCGTTCCTGTATGCATGATGGAGGTAGTCTAGTCGCATCGAACACGCCGTGCCAAGGCTCCGCCGGTACTGGCTTCCGGAATCGTAGGTTATCGACCGGCGGTTTAGCGAATGGAACACCGTTGAAGACATGAACTTCACGACCCTGCACCATGGTCGAGCGACCGCGGATCGGGCCACTACTCGTTTGTACCACCAGGCGATCGATAATACCGTAAACCGGCCGTATCACAGTTGCTTCGACAACCAGCAGTACCAGGATCCACCGGCATGATCCGCGGAAGCAGCAGGATAAATTCATTATCGTAGTCAATCTACGAGTGTTTGCCCGTCCGGTAGAGTAGAGAGCCCGAGTAATGGTCCTGGTCGTACGCGCCGATGTCGCTGGGAGGTGGTTACTCGTTCTCGTTGCTAGAGTAGCTGTGTAGTAGCTTATCGAAGCCGTAATGGGGCGCACAAGGGTTTTGTGTATGTATGGAACTTCACAAACGATTATCGCAGCAATAGCAATCCTGCACCGTGAATCGGAAACATGTGTTTTACCAGCCCTAATGTCCAATGTGATCCAAATGATGGCTATGCCTGTGTAGAGGAAGACATCATTTCACATTTTAAAATGCGCATTCAAGTAAGAAAACCGTTGATAGCTTCGAAAGGAAgctgccgttttttttttctgctacAATTAGTAGGGCGCTTCCGCAGCACCAGCTAGAAACAAAACGACTGACATTGTTCAGCTGATTCCGAACTAAATGACACTGTATCCATCATACCATTACGCCGTGATGCGTGATGTGTGCTACTTGACTAGCGCGTATAAAAGGGACTCTCATACACTCAAACCACCGGAACGGTGGTTGCTATGTTTACATGTTCACAATTTAGGTAAGTAGTTATATAATATCACTTCTAAAAGAGTTCCATTAAATGATAGTAACTAATGGAAATATAAAAGTAAGTTTATCGAAACAACGTCCATTTGCAAATAACATGTGTACAAACGTACTTGTCGATGGCACTGTGAGAGGCAATTTTCGACCGCAAACTCCTGCTGGACGAAACCTTTTAGCCGATACTGGAGCAGCGAATCATTGACGAGCGACCTTGAACGCGTTTGATCCTTTCAACTGAGCCCACCACCAAAACACCATATTGTCATTGCGAATTGCGCGAAAGGACTTGTAAGAAAAATGTACAGATACGCAGGTTATTTCGAAGCTACTGGTGTCCTTGTTGGCGCTAGTACAAGATGTTAAAGGAAGGACAAATGTGTAAGCACTCCATCAAGTATCATTTCGCTTTCAGTGCCCACTCGTCTCTCCAATCTATCTGTTTCAATGATTACAATTCTGCACAACTTTCGGTGCCCGATGAGACAGTAGGCTTTCTCTCCGTCCGTTTCCCTCGCTTTCATATTCTCTCTTTGCCTCGCAAACAAGAgattctcactctcttttctcctctcttacttccctttttctctttctatccCTCAGAGTTCTTTCCCTGTCTCTTTCTTTCAATCTTTCATATTAATTTATGTTCTGTATTGCTCTCTCGCGGCACCTTGCTAATTTCGCTCTCCCAAATCTctacccttttttgtttttttttattcctccagTTAGCTATTCTAACTTCCAACACTGTACGACTGTACGTTCGGATATCGCCCTTTCCCTCCCTACTACTCGCATCCCTAATCAACATCACAACATCTCAACAACTCAGCTTGGCCCCAGATCaatataatttgattttttttttacaatttactTCCAATGGCGTGCTCTACGCACTTCTAGAAACCAATCGCGTTGTTTTTCGACGTTTTCTGTTTAAATGATGGCGCTAAACTGTACCCTCACTCTGGCCGCGATGTTGTGACTTCCATGGTTTCGTCCCTGCATAGTGAACCCTTCATCACACACCGTTCGAGAGTAAGACGGTTTCCGTAGCATAGATTATCTGCAGCTTCAGACAGTAAGATCTCACCTCTAACGGCGACCGTCCCtcgatgatgatttgattgtgGTTCAATCCGCTATACGTTTGAGCATCCAATAGGCTGTTTCGCAAATTTTGAGGGAGTCGTTTGCTTGTGAATAAGCAGTAATCGCTTAGTGGTTGGTCGATTCTCGGAGTAGACCACTTTCTGCGGGAATTCGTCGCCGATTCGTCGAGCGGATACTGGGGGCATATACACTGTCGTTCACATACATCTACACATAAATACGGGAACTTTGCAGCTAATTGGCACTACTGAACGAGAAGTTCGGACTAACCAACAGACCGCAGGCTTCCCAGTAGGACTGTCCATTGAGTACCAGGCATATTACGAAATCAAAAACGCGTGCGGGTGATTCAATTGTTTTGCCATCAAATATGCTACGGTGGCTTCTCTGCTCTCAGTAAACTGATCAGGCTTGTTGACAACAGCCCCGTACATTCGGCTTGTACACTGTATGAATAATGCTCAGGAGACACACTTAACCAATACTATTTTTACAAATATACTttacatatatatatttatatatacggtaatatatatacatatacgtGTATACATATGGTTGTCTATATATATAcgtatatatatgtatatatatctatatatatgtatattatATCAAAATGTTAGTCTTTCAACAGTCAAACTGTAACTGACGGGCATTTGTAATTCCAGAGCATCTCCTACTAGCGTTAGCACTAATGATGGGGTGGTGTGCGTTTCCAGGCAATGGCACAACAAGCACACACCAGAACgcgaggaaggaaaaatcgattctTCCTTCATGGTGCTAGTGCGTTTACGCGCATACACGCTACATCCGTACACACCTGGCACGCAActaaacagaaagagagactaATACAGTGCTCCTGTGAGCATCGAAGCTAGTGTCCTTGTGAGAAAATGTAGAGACGAAATTAGTCCGTTACCAGCTGGTTCGCAGTTCATAGCGTTTCCCaagaaaaaatgtttatttgattacgatcgaaattgaaattgctTATCACTCACACAGTAGCCAAATCAAGTTTTAAGCAGATTCTTACTAGGTatttaaaatcaaattcaatatACAGAGTAGCATGTGTTCGCGTGCTTTCAAAAGTAGTCTTCTTGCGATAAAAGTAGTAGAATATTGCAATGTTTTCATGCAAATCTTCACAAGTAAAACTTTATCAGTTTGCTTGTTTATTATAGAAGAGCTACTGGCCCGAGATtgaaattttttttaattctaaaTGAATTACCTTTAATTTTATAAACCATAATCATTCGCATGTTTAAATCGTTATGCTTGCCTCCCTAATGCATGCTGATTGCAAACACATGCCAACATGGACTCTCTTCGAACGTTTACAGACTGTTGACTACTTTTAGATGGAGTGAACAAATATGTTTCACTGCGATAAACATCAAATGAATCATATTTTATACGAATGTATCGTCTGtttactgctgcttctcgttctTGCTGCCGGTACCGTTGTTTTCCGCATTAGACGTTGGAGTGCTCGTTTCCGCTTCGCCTAgttgtttttcatcttctgtCGTCTCTTCTTTACGACTGACACCGCTGCCGGGCGGTCCGGATTTCTCTCggattttttccttttgcttcccttcctcttccttcttagTTTCCGCGGGAGAGTCCTTAGCTCGAGATGAGATCGAACGAGATGTTTTCTCCTTAGAGCTGCAAAACATGTGAAGAGAATagaaaatcatattttaatgGGCGGGGTCCATGAGAGCCATATCTTAAACTCAATTATGTACACGAACCTTTCTCGTTTCAACGAAGCATTTGACGAAGCTCGTTTACGATCATGCTTGTGGACTATTGAACCAACGCGATCGTACACGGCATTGAGGGTAGAATAATATTCGGTATTCTTTTtctaatgaaaagaaaaaaaaaagttaattttAGAACATATGTGTATAGTTTTAGAATTTGTTATAGAATTTGTTTGGAACAACGGACTGATCGCGTTGAACTCTTACAAATACATAAATGAACGAATGATATACATAAAGTTAGGTTCTTACCGAAAGATCTCTCACACTTTGTTCAGCGTCAGACAGCTTTCTAGACAAGCTTTTAGAGTCGGATTGTAACTCCTTAATCTTGCTATTGTTACGAGCATTAATGGTAATTAGCTCGGCGTTTTGTTTCTGCAAATCTTGTAGCATTTTCTCTGTATTTTCATAAGCTGCCCCTGTTCGCTTCAGTTGTTCTAACAGCTTTGCCACATCGATGATGGAACCGTTGTGTTCTACGAAAcctgcataaaaaaaataatgattaaaatacacaataaattaaatagagaataatttatgaaattgattaattaattgacGAGACGTCAAAGCTAAATTCTTTAATTTAGAAACATTACACAAAAGCTATGTTAACAGGGATTGCAACATTTGCaatgtagaaaaaaaaggaaaattgacaACAATTGAACGTCAGTAGAATTCTATACAAACTGCCCGAATGTGTTAAGAAAACTCTGTGCTAAACTTTAATTTGGCATTACTCTTACCACATTGTTTTTGCGATCTGCTGGACGGCTCCTGTGTTTCTTCTATTGGctgtttggtgttgctgttatcGATGTTATGCTTATCGAATctttgaactattttttttaagctTTCCTTCAGCTGTATCTTGTAGTCAGTATTGCCGCGGGCAATTTTCGCCGAAAAATCGTCCATATCCATACGCTTACCGCTGTTGGAATCGATGGTATCTGATGCACTGCCCGGATCACCAGCAgtagttatttttttattagaatCTTTGTCAGTCACGTTTTCTCCAACTTCCACCGCAGGTGAAGCAGTTATTGTTTTTTCTGCTAATTTTCGATAATGGAGTGTATCCCGCACAGTAGCGTTGGCCACTATCTTGCGTATTTGCGAACGGGATAGGTTAAGTCCAATCGTGTATATTATGTCCTCGACATCCTTCTCGAAAATATAGCCACAGTGTGTTACGTCGAAATAAAGAAACGACAATAACAATTCCGAATTAACGCTGGTGGCTCGACCTTTCTCTTTGCCAGTAGCGTTACGACCTTCATCCGTTTCACTATGGCGTGATAAGTTACGCTTTCGACTCTCACGCTCCTCGGTCGGacccttctttccttcctccacCTTCTCTACTAATCCGGCCGTCGCTGTCGTCACTGGTTTAGAGTCATCGCCATTCGAATTACCACTTTCAGAAACAGGCTCTTTAACTGTTCCACTTTCATTGCCAGCGTTTGCAGACTCTTTTTTGACAGagtcattttcctttttaactGGCATAGCACACAATTCTTTGTAAATGTTGAAGCCAAAATCGCGCGCTAGCATATCGTTGAAAAGTTCAGCGAACAATGCCACCTCGAAGGAATATTCCTTTGTATCCTCGGGGCGGTAATCTAACAGGACCGATAGTGAAATCACTGAACAATCAAACTTGCCCGACTTGGCAATGCGCGATGGATGAACGATGATGTGCGGTTTTTCCGGCAGATAGTACCGACGCTCCAGCATCTGACAATCTTTATCACTCAGCTTAATCTTTTTCAACGGTGGCTTGCTACTGCTCTCGGTCACTGCCGCGGTCTCCTTGCGTTTTTCCTCCGTTGCAGAATCATCCGTTATTTCTACCTTAATCGACCCATCGTTCGTGGTTGCTGGTTGTCCACCCGTGGGTGGTTGTTTAAAGTCCGATGATTCCAATGCTTCGAtgaccgctgctgcttcctcggCGGTAACGAGAATTTCTTCTGCAGGCAGAAGATTAGTCGGAGGGGACGACTGCATATTGTCATCTTCGGAATAGCTTTTGTCCTGAGGTTCCCTCGACTGCGCCTGCTGTTCTTTGACAACCGCATCTGATAAGCGAGAGAGTAGCACAGCTTTCACTCCTACGAGAACAAATCAAacatatatatgtatatatgggataagcaaacgaaacgaatgcaGTGCGTTAGTTCGTTacgagaaaacaaacagtaGAAAGTGCAAGTAAACTGATTACTATCAATTATTTCCATAATAATTAAACATACTGCGCTAGGGCTCAGATAATGTACAACAATTTAAAACATGATGATGTACATACCGTCTGTGGGTAAATTTCTGCTCAACAATTGCGCTTTCAGCTCGGCCACTTTCATCTTTTTGTATTCAGCAAGAATATCGGGCACATTTTCACCAGATGTCTGTTTTTGTCCTGAGTCGTCCTAAAATACAAACAGGAGAGCGGAAGAAAGCATTTAAACCAACTAACAGATGAGAGACTTTTGGCAACgaaattcaaatgaatcaAGTCTTAGAATGTTGCTCTAATAAGGTACTAGAGTAAAATCTTCACATGTTTGCAATGAATacgattgaaaaataaaatctgctTGTAAAATAGCATTCGTAACGTCTTGCCACCAATTACTAAGAGCCGAAACTGCAATGGCGTAGAGAGTAGGTCTTCTTAAAAGATTGTAGCTTTGGTTTCGTCTGTGCTTAATTCAAATAGTTTAAATAGTGAATGAGGAACCATCGTAGCAGCATCGTAGCAGCAGTCGCGTTACCATGATTGAAGATGCCAACGTGGTGCCCAACTCCTCCACTTTTGCCGCTTGTACCTCCGCAGTCTGTGAAATCTGTGATGAGCTTACAATGGTCAATAATGCTGCGCTGGATGTTGCTTCATCTGCTGTTGTCTCTGCCGCTACTGTTACTGTTGATCCTGTTTCTTCTCCCGCCTCCGTGTCTAGTGGCGCCGCTGCTTCTTCCGCTGCAGTACTTGCAATCGCCGCCGTAACCGCTGCGGCCGGAATCGTTTCTGCACTGGCTGCCGAGGTAGTCGACGGTGCTACGCTAGCATCTGGATCGGCTGCAGCTGACAACTTAAGATTCGTGGTAGACGGCGGCTGCGATGGTGTAACAGGCACCGCCGAAGCCTGATGTGATAGGGAAGGTGATACAACAGCTACCGTCGCATCATCCTGGGATTTCGCCTTCTCCACGCCCTGGTTTGCTGATTCCACTACGCTGCTAACAGAGCTGCTACTGTTAATTACGCGGCTCAGACTAGCTTGGTAGTTGAGCCGTATTTGCTCCCATTCCAAGCGCGTTGGCAGACACGAGCGCACATCGGGCAGAAATATGACCACCGTTTCAACGCGTGGTGGAATCAAACGACCCTTGTGCTGTGTTTCAGAACGACGGTAATAGAGCTCCACGAAACGGTACCTGTGTTGTATATAGCAGTGTTTAAGTTCGAGATAGAAAAAGGTAaaattggttcattttgtTATGTTAAAAGCGCATACATTAGATGAATTCGTTGTTCGATAATTTTATGACCCGATCGATTTTTGTTGCCGGGTATTATTTAGTTCACTATCTTGATTTACAAATTCTTGGACTGTTAAACAAAATGTACAGTAACGGTCGGCTAGGGTCGCCACCCTGATGGAAATGGACTATTTGAAGCACTTCCTTCTAAAGCATTCTCTTGCAAACTGAGAATACTGCAGTGTCATGTTTGAAAGACTTATTATAATGAACATAAGTACGAGTGCAATTTAGCAAGGAAATTGAAGCGCTATAGAATGAATAACAGCAAGCACGAGAATTCACAACCGTGTATTTCCTGACCTTTTCTCATAATTCCTGATTATTTAAGTTTGCATACCAAAAAACCTTAAGTCACGCGAACATGAAACAGAATGCCAAATGAAAACCTGAAAAATTGTCATTTCTAATTCTATAGGACTAGCCCATACGATCGACACAAAAGGGTTGGAACCctataaattcattttcagAAATCATGCTCGTTACATTCGAATGGCATCAGAATCTGGCTATAGTTTTCCCATGTTTCTGCTAGGTTATCGGATATGGTTGAGAGTAGTTAATAATCAGTATATTTGATACCTACCAATGGGAGCACATCGACAGATCAATGCCTGTCAATGCTCGGCACGTACGTACTGCAGTCCGAATTAACACTGTTGGGTCCGAATGCGGATCCAGTCCATCCATCGAAGGCGACCACGGACCACCGATTGCCATCGTTTCATTCTTGCCTCTCGTTCCAACCAGAAAGCTGATCAACCGTGTTGGATGCAGGTAGTCACGCTCCTCGTCGAAACGATCCTCACCTTTCGGCACACACTTCTCGTAGAACTCTTCCATCGGTGGAgtgctcatcagcatcaccttGGCACTGTAAAGGTAATCCGCATCGGCCGGATCCAAACTGGCATCCGCCGCAGCCAGTTCATTTGGCGGGTCGACATCCTTGTGCATGATATGGAACTGGCATGGACTGCGTATGGAGAATGGTTGATTGGGCAGGAATGATTCCGTCCAGCGTATGTCCGTGTTGAAAAAATCAGACGGAATGTACATGTTGCTGTACCGCCTTCGCATTTCCAAGATATCAGCAAATTTTCTGTTAGtacgaaagaaagagagaaaaagggaaagagaaagatagagagaaagaaaaaaaattccaaTAATTAAATCAGTGTCTGCT from the Anopheles aquasalis chromosome X, idAnoAquaMG_Q_19, whole genome shotgun sequence genome contains:
- the LOC126571323 gene encoding cell division cycle and apoptosis regulator protein 1-like — translated: MAFNQKNPPWQRNTNHQGLANMQTIVSFPQAQPVYNPNIGLQQQQNISILPPMGMQQQQIYSHTVQYPAARTINAIGFQNQAQSQPAQAPVNQQNTSKFNSSNRAYSGTGMVTKLQGEFGFIDDEVFFHKNVCVKGLIVKEGDRVLFDASYNSNMPFKWNASRVQLLLPTGGNSSSSGGGHGGGSSVSGGGLVGSSGGGGGGGGGGGHINASNRGGGTHGPMYNPVAMGSSDVNRTRNRYSPPYKSPERQSHRPSNARAKEEFDEPDRRRRREDRDAERPYREKQRERSNEHRDKERSPRRASPKRRRLRSVPRYMVQVPKHLLTIKFADILEMRRRYSNMYIPSDFFNTDIRWTESFLPNQPFSIRSPCQFHIMHKDVDPPNELAAADASLDPADADYLYSAKVMLMSTPPMEEFYEKCVPKGEDRFDEERDYLHPTRLISFLVGTRGKNETMAIGGPWSPSMDGLDPHSDPTVLIRTAVRTCRALTGIDLSMCSHWYRFVELYYRRSETQHKGRLIPPRVETVVIFLPDVRSCLPTRLEWEQIRLNYQASLSRVINSSSSVSSVVESANQGVEKAKSQDDATVAVVSPSLSHQASAVPVTPSQPPSTTNLKLSAAADPDASVAPSTTSAASAETIPAAAVTAAIASTAAEEAAAPLDTEAGEETGSTVTVAAETTADEATSSAALLTIDDSGQKQTSGENVPDILAEYKKMKVAELKAQLLSRNLPTDGVKAVLLSRLSDAVVKEQQAQSREPQDKSYSEDDNMQSSPPTNLLPAEEILVTAEEAAAVIEALESSDFKQPPTGGQPATTNDGSIKVEITDDSATEEKRKETAAVTESSSKPPLKKIKLSDKDCQMLERRYYLPEKPHIIVHPSRIAKSGKFDCSVISLSVLLDYRPEDTKEYSFEVALFAELFNDMLARDFGFNIYKELCAMPVKKENDSVKKESANAGNESGTVKEPVSESGNSNGDDSKPVTTATAGLVEKVEEGKKGPTEERESRKRNLSRHSETDEGRNATGKEKGRATSVNSELLLSFLYFDVTHCGYIFEKDVEDIIYTIGLNLSRSQIRKIVANATVRDTLHYRKLAEKTITASPAVEVGENVTDKDSNKKITTAGDPGSASDTIDSNSGKRMDMDDFSAKIARGNTDYKIQLKESLKKIVQRFDKHNIDNSNTKQPIEETQEPSSRSQKQCGFVEHNGSIIDVAKLLEQLKRTGAAYENTEKMLQDLQKQNAELITINARNNSKIKELQSDSKSLSRKLSDAEQSVRDLSKKNTEYYSTLNAVYDRVGSIVHKHDRKRASSNASLKRESSKEKTSRSISSRAKDSPAETKKEEEGKQKEKIREKSGPPGSGVSRKEETTEDEKQLGEAETSTPTSNAENNGTGSKNEKQQ